The genomic DNA TGGACTCAAGATTGACGCAAATTAGAATCGATCATAATGGGATTGGTTCACGCGGAGGCGCGGAGACGCGGAGATGGGGAGATCGTTGACGATGCGATGAAGCCCTTCTTTGAGCGTCGCGGCTCCGAAGTTGATGAGCAGGC from Verrucomicrobiota bacterium includes the following:
- a CDS encoding GxxExxY protein, with protein sequence MEGRVVVELKSVEKLAPVHSKQVLTYLRLMNLTVGLLINFGAATLKEGLHRIVNDLPISASPRLRVNQSHYDRF